CTAATACAACATATTGTTCTAGCTGAACCTTGTTCATTTCATCACCCTTTTTTTATTTTGTATTTGGGTATCTGTTATTATTTTCGGTCAAAAACGGTCAACTATATATCACCGTTGGCTCCTATCTTTTTACCCAAAAAAGTCGAAAGTAGGAGTTAACTCCTAGACTTATACTCCTAGGAAAAGAAAATTCGGTGCCAGAAAATTCGGTGCCAGGCACTTCCCGAATTTTGTCGAATAAAAAACCCTCACGTTTTGTGAGGGTTAATTGGCCACTGCTTGATTCTCCATTTTTAATTTATATATGATTGTAATTAATTGTAGTCGATCGGTTACGTTTAATTTACGGAAGATATTTGTAATATGATTTTTCAATGTATTTTGGGTGATAAATAACTTTTCAGCAATTTCTGTATTTTGGAGACCTCCCGCAATGAGGATAGCTACTTCCTTTTCCCTTGATGTGAGGTCTCTCATTTCTCTGATTACATCTTCACAGTTAAAATGAAACGACTGGTTTTCTACTGGTTCTAAACGACTATCCACTTGTTCTAGCTTATAATACGGAATCCTTGTAGATCCTGTTTCCGATAAGTTGCCAAATGACACCATCTCTGTTAAAGCAGGCAATACATCATCAACTGTCCGACCAATTTTGATTGATATGCCTTCTAATGTTTCAAATGAAAATGGATTATTGGAAAAATAGTGTAAAATCTCGTCTCTGATAGTTCTACCGCTACTCTGCACCGATAATCTCCTCCTTCTCTTGTTGTTTCCCGACTAAATAATGTTCCTAAGATATAGTACCATCCAAGGTATTCTAAGTAGAAGAAGAAGTATTAGGTTATAGAAGTGAATGTTGGAAATTCACTTAAACAATTATTATACAGACATTATTCAATATTTATATGAACAATTTTCCTTTAACTAGCTGAGCTTACTTGTTACCAGGAAATCAAATGACATGAATACAAAAATACCTCAGTTATAACAGCTCAATATATGGAGTTGTTTCTATAGGTCTTACAATCATCTTCCCAGATGTACGTCCTGCTGGTGATTTTAGAA
The sequence above is drawn from the Bacillus sp. BGMRC 2118 genome and encodes:
- a CDS encoding response regulator transcription factor, translated to MVSFGNLSETGSTRIPYYKLEQVDSRLEPVENQSFHFNCEDVIREMRDLTSREKEVAILIAGGLQNTEIAEKLFITQNTLKNHITNIFRKLNVTDRLQLITIIYKLKMENQAVAN